The sequence GTCGTCCCTCCTAGCCCTCGACCGGGTCAGAAGTTCAGCGGCCATTCTGACCGAGAAATAGGCCGCACTGACTGCTTTATCGAAGCAACTAAACTCTAAATCCCTCACAGCCTGCTCCATGAGGAGTTTTGCCTTCATCAATGACATGTCGGGCACCTAGGTAATCGAGTAGGTCATCCCCTTCTCCTCGAACTCGCTAACCACCGGTTCGTCCGGAGTTGCCACCGTCGGGCTCAGGATCCCATGAACCCCCGCTCTCCTCTCAGCCCTCACAGCCGCTTCCATGATCCTGAGCACGAGCTCGTAGCTGTACTCCCTGACGACCACGAGGACGTTGCTTTCGTATATCCGATCGTCGGGGGATGGGAGGGCTATGAGCTTCAGGACACCTGGAATCCTCTCCAACTCCAGCAGGAAGATGGAAAGCATCTCCCTCCAGCTTTTATCTGTAGTTAGGTCTATCATGAGGGCGAAGCTCATCTGCTTGATTAATCTTAACACGAATTAATAACATTATCCTGAGCTTGCACGGACGGCGCTGAGCGGGAAATGCGGGATTTTACCTGTCAACGGTTATATCTTCTCAGGGAATTGAGGCTGGGTGAAGGAATGAGGGTGAAGGAGATAATCGGGGAAAGGGTCATTGCTCTGGATGGGGAGCTCATAGGGGAGGTGGAGGACTTGGAGCGGGATGACGACTGGAGGGTTACGGGGCTGATAGTGGGCCTGGAAAGGGATGTGGCCAAGAAGCTAGGTTCTAGGTTCGGTTTCAGGGCTAAAGGGAAGATTCCGGTGGAGATCGTGAGGGGGACAAAGAACTACGTGACCCTCTCGCTGGGGGGCGATGATCTCTATTCCAAGATAGAGAAGCTCTGATCCCACCTAACGAATAAAAGTTCCTTTCTCCTCTATCATCCGGTGCATGTCGTTGAAGAAGCTGGTATACACGTATGACGAGGCGGATCCCCGGAACCGGAAGCTGCTGGGTGGCAAGGGGGCTGGTCTAGTTTTGATGTACAAGCAGGGCCTCCCTGTGCCTCCCGGATTCACTATAACCACGGAAGCCTGCAGGGAGTTCTACAGGAGGGGTGAAAGGCTCCCTGAGGGCCTGATGG is a genomic window of Thermoproteota archaeon containing:
- a CDS encoding PRC-barrel domain-containing protein, whose protein sequence is MRVKEIIGERVIALDGELIGEVEDLERDDDWRVTGLIVGLERDVAKKLGSRFGFRAKGKIPVEIVRGTKNYVTLSLGGDDLYSKIEKL